In Balnearium lithotrophicum, the following proteins share a genomic window:
- the rpoZ gene encoding DNA-directed RNA polymerase subunit omega, with protein sequence MSKRIPLEPVIEKVGNFYETVHVAAKRARHLYTIDPYTFGKDERGEEHKKTIIALYEIMEGKVCPKREV encoded by the coding sequence ATGAGTAAGAGAATCCCTTTAGAACCTGTAATAGAAAAGGTAGGAAACTTCTATGAAACGGTTCACGTTGCCGCTAAGAGAGCAAGGCACCTCTACACGATTGACCCTTATACCTTTGGTAAGGACGAAAGGGGAGAGGAGCACAAGAAGACAATAATTGCCCTCTACGAAATAATGGAAGGTAAAGTCTGTCCTAAGAGAGAGGTTTAA
- a CDS encoding dihydroorotate dehydrogenase electron transfer subunit, with amino-acid sequence MEVLENRHVTGRDYILTVRVPLGTIERIKPGQFGMVQVRSSLQFDPLLRRPLGIFNVEGDRVSFLYRVYGRGTELLTKVSPGEEVEILMPLGNSIPENYDRYLFIAGGIGIGGLFLASRWFKERGKEVVFVYGERSSENLSGIEFLRKYGINSVVYTEDGSFGKKGLVTSELQSYEDFVWIACGPTPMMKAVKELAKELNVECYLSLDRRMACGVGACLGCTVKTVNGYKRCCVEGPVFKADEVIFD; translated from the coding sequence ATGGAAGTTTTAGAAAATCGCCACGTAACCGGACGGGACTACATTTTAACAGTTAGAGTTCCCTTAGGTACGATTGAGAGGATAAAGCCCGGTCAGTTTGGAATGGTTCAGGTGAGGAGCTCCCTCCAGTTTGACCCCCTCTTAAGGCGTCCCCTTGGAATATTTAACGTTGAAGGGGATAGAGTTTCCTTTCTCTACAGGGTTTACGGTAGGGGGACAGAGCTCCTAACGAAGGTTTCACCGGGAGAGGAAGTTGAAATCCTAATGCCCCTTGGTAATTCAATTCCCGAAAACTACGATAGGTACCTGTTCATAGCAGGGGGAATAGGAATAGGAGGGCTCTTTTTGGCTTCAAGGTGGTTTAAGGAGAGGGGAAAGGAGGTTGTTTTTGTATATGGGGAGAGGAGTTCTGAAAACTTGTCCGGTATTGAGTTTTTAAGAAAGTACGGTATTAACTCTGTTGTTTACACGGAGGACGGCTCCTTTGGGAAGAAGGGACTTGTTACATCGGAACTTCAAAGCTACGAAGACTTTGTCTGGATTGCCTGCGGACCAACACCTATGATGAAGGCCGTTAAGGAGTTAGCAAAGGAATTGAACGTTGAGTGTTACCTATCCCTTGACAGGAGAATGGCCTGTGGTGTTGGAGCATGCTTAGGCTGTACAGTTAAGACGGTAAACGGCTACAAGCGCTGCTGTGTAGAGGGACCTGTATTCAAAGCTGATGAAGTAATTTTTGACTAA
- the gmk gene encoding guanylate kinase: MSNELKGLLVVISAPSGTGKTTLTHMLLKEFPNMEFSVSYTTRPPRPGEVNGKDYYFVDRETFERMVEEGDFLEWAEVYGNLYGTSKSQVLKALNEGKDIILDIDTQGALQVKKNFPEAVLIFVLPPSLSELERRLRRRGTDDEETIERRLKVAREEIKRAPLYDYIVVNDVLEVAFENLKSIIRAEKCKTERLAEQFEKVVKDPEIVTLLKGGRNE; this comes from the coding sequence ATGTCGAATGAGTTAAAGGGACTCTTAGTAGTTATCTCCGCTCCCTCTGGAACGGGAAAGACGACTCTGACGCACATGCTGTTAAAGGAATTTCCGAATATGGAATTTTCTGTCTCCTATACTACCCGTCCTCCAAGGCCTGGAGAGGTAAATGGAAAGGACTACTACTTTGTTGATAGGGAAACGTTTGAAAGGATGGTTGAGGAGGGGGACTTTTTGGAGTGGGCTGAGGTTTACGGGAACCTTTACGGTACCTCAAAGAGTCAGGTTTTAAAGGCCTTAAACGAGGGTAAGGACATTATCCTTGACATAGATACTCAGGGAGCCCTTCAGGTAAAGAAGAACTTCCCTGAGGCGGTTTTAATCTTTGTTCTACCTCCGTCACTTTCAGAACTTGAGAGGAGGTTGAGAAGGAGGGGAACTGACGACGAGGAAACAATTGAGAGGAGGTTAAAAGTAGCAAGGGAGGAAATAAAGAGAGCTCCCCTCTACGATTACATAGTCGTTAACGACGTTTTGGAAGTTGCCTTTGAGAATTTGAAGTCTATCATTAGGGCTGAAAAGTGCAAAACAGAAAGGTTAGCTGAACAGTTTGAAAAGGTGGTAAAGGACCCTGAAATTGTTACTCTTTTAAAAGGAGGTAGAAATGAGTAA
- a CDS encoding (Fe-S)-binding protein, producing the protein MEEKKILGISDELVEKCVRCGSCRQVCPVFNVTHEEPSVARGKIFLANLINKGKAELNREAAHFFNLCTTCLRCAEICPVMVDYEKIIISARARAVEKFGLPPEKSAAVKLFSNRKLLEVTTKLSSPLTKLFTKKSKSPQNRLLPVNVPKLGKVLLPEPSSKPFNSEDRLFPAKGKGKGKVIFFTGCMFNNFYTQTANNVVKVLNALGYTVFVPKEQFCCGAPAFFSGDLKTFEELKERNLEGWGGEKADFIVSACATCGHILKKEYGEVSIPVKELIEVLYESLEEIGKWKLPQKVTVTWHHPCHIVRGQKIPRHYPLDVLRVVQNLEFIDMPEADNCCGMGGSFKLSHPEISREIQIKKAKNIESTRAEMVLTECPGCVMNIAEGLERINSPQKSLHIADILVMALE; encoded by the coding sequence ATGGAAGAAAAGAAGATTTTAGGTATAAGTGACGAACTTGTAGAAAAGTGTGTTAGATGTGGTTCGTGCCGTCAGGTCTGTCCGGTCTTTAACGTTACCCACGAGGAACCCTCCGTTGCAAGGGGAAAGATATTTTTAGCCAATTTAATAAACAAAGGAAAGGCAGAGCTCAACAGAGAAGCTGCCCACTTTTTCAACCTCTGTACCACCTGTTTAAGGTGTGCAGAGATATGTCCCGTTATGGTTGACTATGAAAAAATCATCATCTCAGCGAGGGCAAGGGCTGTTGAAAAGTTTGGACTGCCACCTGAAAAGTCGGCAGCTGTAAAGCTCTTTTCAAACAGGAAACTGTTGGAAGTTACGACTAAACTGTCATCTCCTTTAACAAAGCTCTTTACAAAAAAATCAAAAAGTCCTCAAAACAGACTTTTGCCTGTGAATGTACCCAAATTGGGAAAGGTTCTCCTTCCAGAGCCTTCGTCTAAACCCTTCAACAGTGAAGATAGGCTATTCCCAGCAAAGGGAAAGGGGAAGGGAAAGGTTATCTTCTTTACAGGGTGTATGTTTAACAACTTCTACACTCAAACGGCAAATAACGTTGTTAAGGTTTTAAATGCCCTTGGTTATACAGTTTTTGTTCCGAAGGAGCAGTTTTGTTGTGGAGCTCCGGCCTTCTTCTCGGGAGATTTAAAGACGTTTGAAGAGTTGAAGGAAAGGAACTTAGAGGGCTGGGGAGGAGAAAAGGCCGATTTCATTGTTTCTGCCTGTGCAACCTGTGGACACATTTTAAAAAAGGAGTACGGTGAGGTTTCCATACCTGTTAAGGAGCTTATAGAGGTTCTCTACGAGAGTTTAGAGGAAATTGGAAAGTGGAAACTTCCCCAAAAAGTGACGGTTACGTGGCACCATCCCTGTCACATAGTCAGGGGCCAGAAAATTCCCCGTCACTATCCCTTAGATGTTTTAAGGGTTGTTCAGAACTTGGAGTTTATCGACATGCCTGAGGCCGATAACTGCTGTGGGATGGGAGGTTCCTTTAAACTCTCCCACCCTGAAATATCAAGAGAGATACAGATTAAAAAGGCAAAAAATATAGAGTCAACAAGAGCCGAGATGGTCCTTACAGAGTGTCCCGGCTGTGTTATGAACATTGCAGAGGGGCTGGAGAGAATAAACTCACCCCAAAAATCGCTCCACATAGCTGACATTTTAGTAATGGCTCTTGAGTAG